ATGCCTCGCTGCCGAACATCATGAAGGCGAAGAAGAAGCCGTTGGACGAGAAGACCGCCGCCGACTACGGCGTCGATGTCGCGCCGCGCCTGACCATCGTCAAGACGACGGAGCCGGCGGGCCGCAAGGCGGGCGTGAAGGTGGGCTCGGTTGACGAGCTGATTCAGAAACTCAAGGACGAAGCGGGGGTGCTCTGATGGCTGTTCTTCTTCTTGGCGAAGTGACCGACGGCCAGCTTTCGGTCGATGCCACCGCAAAGGCGCTCACGGCGGCAAAGATGCTCGGCGAGGTGACGGTGCTCTGCGCCGGTGCCAAGGCTGCCGACGCTGCGGCCGAGGCGGCGAAGCTCGACGGCGTGAAGAAGGTCTTGTGCGCCGAGGACCCCTCGCTCGGGCATCGGCTGGCCGAACCGACGGCGGCGCTGATCGCGAAGCTCGCGGGCGACTACACTCATATCGTCGCGCCTGCGACGACCGATGCAAAGAACGTACTGCCGCGCGTTGCGGCGCTTCTCGACGTGATGGTGATCTCGGACGTCTCGGGCGTGGTCGATGGCGAGACATTCGAGCGGCCAATCTATGCCGGCAATGCGATCCAGACCGTGAAGTCATCGGACAAGATAAAGGTCGTCTCGGCCCGCACGTCGACGTTCGATCCGGCGGGCGACGGCGGCTCGGCCCCGGTCGAGACTATCTCGGCGACAGACAATCCCGGCCTTTCGGAATGGGTCGAGGACAAGGTGGCGGCCTCGGACCGGCCCGAGCTGACCTCGGCCGGCATCGTCGTCTCGGGCGGCCGCGGCGTCGGCTCGAAGGACGACTTCCACCTGATCGAGAAGCTTGCCGACAAGCTCGGCGCGGCCGTGGGCGCATCCCGCGCCGCGGTCGATTCAGGCTACGCGCCGAACGATTGGCAGGTCGGCCAGACCGGCAAGGTCGTGGCTCCGCAGCTCTACGTGGCGGTCGGCATCTCCGGCGCGATCCAGCACCTGGCTGGCATGAAGGATTCGAAGGTCATCGTCGCGATCAACAAGGACGAGGAGGCACCGATCTTCCAGGTGGCCGATTACGGCCTGGTCGCCGACCTCTTCACCGCCGTGCCGGAACTGATCGAGAAGCTCTGAGAGATTAAGGTTTCAGGGCTAGCTGGAGAACTAGCCAAGCTCTTCGAACCCGTGAATGGCCCGCCGACTGGCGGGCCTTTTCATTGACAGCTTCGAAAGCGGTGGTGCTCTTCTCCGCGTTTACTATGCCACGTCGGCATGGCGCGGCGCGTGCCCACATTGTGCACAACAATCGATGCGGTTTTGCTTCACGCCCGCTTTCGCGCGGCCTGTTGGTCCAGAAGGGCAGTCACCTGATCCTCGGGCAGTCGCGCCAGAACCGATTTCCTGAGCAACGCGGCCTGCGACTCGGGCGCGAGCCCCGCGACCGGCGGGTCAGTGTCGAGGTTAGTCGGAAAGGAATAGCCTTCGGCGGACGAAGCGATCACCGCATCGAGCCCGGCCTCTGAAAGATCGCCGGCGTCCCAGGCCGCATAGAGCGGGGCATAGAGCGCCTTGCACATGGCCACGCGATCTACGCTTTCCATCGCGCGTCCAAAGGCTGACGATACCTGCAGCAAGTTCACCATGCGGTGGACTTCCGCGCTGCGGTTTTCCCCGGCGGCGTGAAACAGCGCGGGATTGAAGAAGATCGCATCGCCTTTCCGCAGCGGTAGCTGAACGTAGTTCTCTTCGAAGTAGGCGCGGAAATCATCGCGCCGCCAGGCCGCATAGCCGGGGCGATAGAGCTGCGAGAACGGAAGCAGCTTCGTCGGACCGCTTTCTATCGTCATGTCGCAGTGGGCGAGACCGCCCTGCAGGGTCATCAGCGGCGACAGGACATGGACATGTGCGGGGTACGTGGCGCTGACCTCGGCGGTCTGAAAGCCCAGGTGATAATCGCGATGGGCCTGTTGCGCCTTGCCGCCCGGATGGACGAGGTTGACCTGTGCCGTCATCTGATAGTTCGGTCCAAGCCAGGCTTCGGACGCCGCGTCCATCGCAGGAGAGTCGAAATACCGGACGAAGGTCTCGGGGGCTGCAAGGCAGAGCTTTTGCAGCGAATTCCAGATCCGGTCATTGCTGCCCGCCGTGGCGAAGTGATCGGCCCCGTCGCGTCCGGCCCGCTTTTCCTCGGCGATCATCTGCTCGTATGCGGTTGTCGCGTCGTCGATCGCGCCGTGATCCGGCTGCGCCTGCATCAGCACGAACACGCCAGCACCGCCGTTCAGGACCGACGCCCATTCGGCCATCAGCGTCCTGCGCTCGTTCGGGTCTTCTAGTCGATCCGCCAGGGCCGGAACCTCATAGGCCGGGATGTTTTGCTGGATATCCGAGGCGTTCGGCACCTCTGCCGGGGCCATCTGGCGCGCAACGAGGGATGCGAACTCGCTCAGATCGCAGAGATCCGACGCGTAGTAGCCGCTCTGCCGGTTTGGCGGGGTATTCATGGAAGCCCTCCTTCATTTGCGATCAGGCTACACTTTTCCAAAGCTTGAGTGCGGGCCAAGATACATCAATAGGCCATCAAATGGCCCATCGACTGTTAGTCAAGAAAATCGCCCGTCATGTGCGGATTGTCGCGCGGCATACCCTTTCTCCGACGGGCGGCGGGCAGAGGCGGGTCGTCACGCGACACGTCTGGACACTTATGTCTATACAGATCGCCCGACCGTTCGTAATCTCTTCGGGACAGGCGGATTCGGGAGGCCGGGGATGAAATCTCACTACAGGGCCGTCGTGATCGGTGGAGGCGTCGTTGGCTCCTCGGTACTTTATCACTTGGCGAAGTTCGGCTGGACCGACGTCGCGCTAGTCGAAAGGTCGATTCTGACGGCGGGGTCGAGCTGGCACGCGGCAGGCGGCATCCATGCCCTGAACGCCGACCCGAACATCGCGGCGCTGCAGGCCTATACGATCGACCTTCTGAGCGAGATCGAGAAGGAAAGTGGCGTCAATATCGGGCTGCACATGACCGGCGGGCTGACGATGGCGGGCACGCCCGACCGCTGGGAATGGCTGCAATCGGCCTACCGGGTCTTCCAGTCGATCGGGATCGAGGATTGCCGGCTGGTGACGCCCAAGGAGGCGCAGGAGCTTTGCCCGATCATGTCGACAGACGCGCTTCTCGGCGGCATGTGGGCCGACCGCGAGGGCTATATCGACACGACGGGCACCGTCCATGCCTACGCCGCCGCCGCCAAGAAGCGCGGCGCGACGGTGATCGAGCACAACCGGGTGCTGGAGTTGCACCAGTTGCGTGACGGCTGGAAGGTGGTGACGGAGAAGGGCGATGTGACCTGCGAACACGTCGTCAACGCCGCCGGGCTCTGGGCCAAGCAGGTCGGTCGCATGGCGGGGATCGAGCTGCCGGTCAGCCCGCTCAAGCACCATTACCTCGTCTCCGACACGATCCCCGCGCTGGAGAAGCTCGACTTCGAGGTGCCCATGACGGTCGATCTCGAAGGGTTCACCTATATGCGGCAGGACCAGAAGGGCCTGCTGCTCGGCATCTACGAGATCGACCACGAGCATTGGGCGATGGATGGCGCGCCCTGGGACTACGGGATGGAGCTCTTTCAGGAGCAGACCGACCGGATCGAGAAAGAGCTGGTGATGGGGTTCGAGCGCTATCCGGCCTTGCAGGACGTGGGCGTCAAGACCTGGGTCAACGGCGCCTTCACCTTCTCGCCGGACGGCAACCCGCTCGTTGGCCCGGTGTCGGGCAAGAAGGGCTACTGGTGCGCCTGCGCGGTCATGGCGGGGTTCCTGCAAGGGGGTGGCGTCGGCAAGTCCTTGGCAGAATGGATGATCCACGGCGAGCCTGAGGCCGATGTCTACGGCATGGATGTCGCGCGCTACGGGGATTACGCGCAGAACCGGCGCTATATCCGCGAGACGACGGGCCAGTTCTATTCGCGCCGCTTCGTGATGACCTATCCCAACGAACAGCTGCCCGCCGGGCGGCCTCTGAAGATGGCGCCTGCGCATGACGCGATGACGGAGGCGGGGTGCAAGTGGGGGGTGAGCTGGGACCTGGAAGTGCCGCTTTATTTCGCGCCGAAGGGGTTCGAGGAGGTGCCGACGCTGAAGCGGTCGAACGCGCAT
This genomic window from Defluviimonas aquaemixtae contains:
- a CDS encoding GcvT family protein; translated protein: MKSHYRAVVIGGGVVGSSVLYHLAKFGWTDVALVERSILTAGSSWHAAGGIHALNADPNIAALQAYTIDLLSEIEKESGVNIGLHMTGGLTMAGTPDRWEWLQSAYRVFQSIGIEDCRLVTPKEAQELCPIMSTDALLGGMWADREGYIDTTGTVHAYAAAAKKRGATVIEHNRVLELHQLRDGWKVVTEKGDVTCEHVVNAAGLWAKQVGRMAGIELPVSPLKHHYLVSDTIPALEKLDFEVPMTVDLEGFTYMRQDQKGLLLGIYEIDHEHWAMDGAPWDYGMELFQEQTDRIEKELVMGFERYPALQDVGVKTWVNGAFTFSPDGNPLVGPVSGKKGYWCACAVMAGFLQGGGVGKSLAEWMIHGEPEADVYGMDVARYGDYAQNRRYIRETTGQFYSRRFVMTYPNEQLPAGRPLKMAPAHDAMTEAGCKWGVSWDLEVPLYFAPKGFEEVPTLKRSNAHEVVAEECTAIREGVGLLDITGFSRYEVTGPKAEAWLNRLMASKLPGPGRARLAPMLSETGKLKGDLTVLNWGDGTWWIMGSYYLRAWHIRWFRDHLEDGVSVRDLGEEVCGFGLAGPKSRAVIEKVAEGDISALPFMGCGSFDVGLIRARVARMSVTGEMGYEINCRYGDHVALRRMLLKAGADQGIRECGFNAMLSTRLEKSFGIWSREFTQGYTAGMTGMDRWIDWEKEFIGREAALAERDGNGPAQIQVTLEVDAENADASGFEPVWANGEKVGFVTSGGYGHHLQTSLAMALVNREQAEVGTELSVHVVGVERRARVLAPSPYDPDGKAMRG
- a CDS encoding phytanoyl-CoA dioxygenase family protein — protein: MNTPPNRQSGYYASDLCDLSEFASLVARQMAPAEVPNASDIQQNIPAYEVPALADRLEDPNERRTLMAEWASVLNGGAGVFVLMQAQPDHGAIDDATTAYEQMIAEEKRAGRDGADHFATAGSNDRIWNSLQKLCLAAPETFVRYFDSPAMDAASEAWLGPNYQMTAQVNLVHPGGKAQQAHRDYHLGFQTAEVSATYPAHVHVLSPLMTLQGGLAHCDMTIESGPTKLLPFSQLYRPGYAAWRRDDFRAYFEENYVQLPLRKGDAIFFNPALFHAAGENRSAEVHRMVNLLQVSSAFGRAMESVDRVAMCKALYAPLYAAWDAGDLSEAGLDAVIASSAEGYSFPTNLDTDPPVAGLAPESQAALLRKSVLARLPEDQVTALLDQQAARKRA
- a CDS encoding electron transfer flavoprotein subunit alpha/FixB family protein; translated protein: MAVLLLGEVTDGQLSVDATAKALTAAKMLGEVTVLCAGAKAADAAAEAAKLDGVKKVLCAEDPSLGHRLAEPTAALIAKLAGDYTHIVAPATTDAKNVLPRVAALLDVMVISDVSGVVDGETFERPIYAGNAIQTVKSSDKIKVVSARTSTFDPAGDGGSAPVETISATDNPGLSEWVEDKVAASDRPELTSAGIVVSGGRGVGSKDDFHLIEKLADKLGAAVGASRAAVDSGYAPNDWQVGQTGKVVAPQLYVAVGISGAIQHLAGMKDSKVIVAINKDEEAPIFQVADYGLVADLFTAVPELIEKL